DNA from Brassica napus cultivar Da-Ae chromosome C4, Da-Ae, whole genome shotgun sequence:
AGATTAAGGAACATCTTGAGATATACAGTGGAGACTCTCCCAATGATAGACCAGACATCGAATGTCGGATCTTTAAAATGAAGTTAGATCAGCTACTGAAGGATTTCAAAAAATGAACTTTCTTCAAGCCATACACAGCAGCTCTCCACAGAATAGAGTTTCAAAAAAGAGGCCTCCCTCATgcacatatattattgtggtttggaaagtcttccagaacACCAAGTTCGGAAGAAGTAGATGAGATTATTTCAGCCGAGCTcccaaacaaaaaagaagaccCAGAAGCTTATAATTTAGTGACAAAACACATGATCCATGGTCCATGTGGTGTCATTAATCCGAAGTCACCGTGTATGGAAAATAATGTGTGCACAAAGAAGTATCCTCGGCCGTATAATGACAGCACTTTGATTGACAAATCAGGGTATGTGTTATATCGTCGCCGCCGGAATGAAAATGAGTATGTGGTTAAAAATGGGGCAAATTTAAACAACACGTTTGTTGTACCTCATAACATTAATCTCCTAAAGAAGTACGAGGCTCATATTAATGTGGAATGGTGTAATCGTACAAGTGCAGTGAAGTACTTATTCAAGTACATAACCAAGAGTGTTGACAGAGCATCCGCAGTTATTGAAAAAGGAAATACAGCAACTACCTCTGACACAGTGGCTTCTGGAGAACCAAAGGAAAAAGTGATTAAGCAACGGAATGAGACCCAAGAATACATCGAAGCTCGGTATTTATCAGCTTGTGAGTCCATGTGGTGAACTTTCGCATTTCACATACACAAAAGAAAGCCGTCCGTTGAGAAGCTTATCATTCACTTAGAAGGCGAACATAACATCACAATTAAAGAAACTGACAACCTCGGCCGCGTAATCCGCAAACCAGGTATTGAGAAGACAATGTTTACTGAATGGATGGTATTATGCAGAAGGTCAGAATTGGCACGCACATTAACTTATGTTTAAATACCAGAATATTTCGTATGGAACAACAATTCCAAAGTCTGGACTGAACGTAAGAAAGGAAAAACCATTGGGTGAATTGTGGCTGTCCATCCATTAGCAGGTGATCGATACTATCTGAGGatcctcattaataagattaagggTCCTAGAAGTTATGACGAGCTGAAAACTTTCAACGACGTGAAATACCCTGACTTCAAATCAGTTTGCCACGCACGAGGCTATTTGGACAATGATGTTGAATGGCTCGAGAGTATGTCATAGGGTGCTAGAACAGCCACCCCATACCAACTCCGCGATATGTTTGTCACATTCCTAAACACTTGCTTCGTTGCAAGCCCCAAAGGACTATGGGAGCACTCATGGAAATCAATAAGCGAGGACATACTTCACAAGAGACAAAGGATCTTAGGCCACACAAATCTGGAACTGGATGATGAGACCCTAGAGCAATACACGTTAATCGAAGTGGAAAAGTTAATGCGCATGCAAGACCGTtctttaaatgatattaaagaGATGACAAAGATCAAAGCTGTTTGCTAAAAGAATTGGGGAACAGTTTGTGGAACCAAGAAATGGATTACGATGTTGCCGAGGAAACACTCAGACATGTCAGTCAGTACAACTTACTTAACGCCCAGCAGCGTGCGATTTACGAATCAGTATTAGACTCTGTCGATAAAAAGGATGGCAAACTATTCTTTGTACATGGCGCAGGGGGCACAAGAAAAACATTCCTCTATCAAACCATTATATCCAGACTTCGCTCGAGGAAACAAATCGTTCTCCCGGTAGCTTCTTCAGGAATAGCCGCATTGCTCCTACCAAACGGAAAAACAGCTCATTCTCGCTTTAATATTACTTTGAAGCTCGATGAAGATAAGCTCTGCAAGATCAAACCAGGTACGATGCTCACTAAACTCATTGAGAAAACGGACCTCATAATTTGGGATGAGGCACCTATGACGCACAAACATGCCTTCGAAGCATTAGACAAAACTTTGAAGGACATAATGTCTATGAAAAATCCACACGCAAAGGATCAAacttttggcggaaaaaactgTTTTGTTAGGTGGTGATTTTAGACAGTTCCTTCCGGTAGTTCCACAAGGGAGTAGAGCTGATGCTGTCTTAGCTTCGATAAGTCATTCATATCTATGGAATACCTGCCACAAGTTCCCTCTGAAGACAAATATGCGAGTCAACCAGGACGAAAAAAAGTTCTCTGATTGGCTTCTCAAATTCGGTGAAGGTCGTCCACAATCAGAACAAAAAGATGAGGACGATGGCTACCAAGACCAAATCTTAACCGTCGACCCCTCATTGGTCCAAGAAACTAAGGATGAGTCATTAAAGCAAGTTGTCAATGCTGCGTATGGTGATGTCAACTATCCTACACCGATAAAGCTATCCTTACACCCCGAAATGATACAGTCGATGAAATCAATGCGTATACAATCTCGCAAACCGACGGAGAGTCAAAAGACTACTACAGTTACGATAGCTTTGAGGTTTCGGAAACTCAGTCTAACCAAAATGATACACTATACGCCATTGAGTATCTCAACTCCATGGAGTTTCCAGGATTGCCTTCCCATAAACTCACTCTCAAAGTTGGGGCCCCGATTATGCTTCTGCGAAacataaatcaaacaaaagGATTATGTAATGGTACCCGTATGATCCTAACCCACATAGATGAAAGAGTGCTTAAGGCAGATATAATTACTGGCTTACACACTGGAAATGAAGTTTTGATCCCAAGAATAGTCTTCTTGCATGGGGATACAAAGCTACCGTTCACTTTACGTCGACGACAATTCCCTATCAGATTGTGTTATGCAATGACAATCAACAAAAGCCAGGGCCAAAGCTTAAAAGATGTCATCCTATATCTTCCTAGACCGGTCTTCGCACATGGTCAACTGTATGTGGCTCTCTCACGTATAACAAGCAAAGCAGGACTAAAAATCATCAAAGGCGAAGACTCACACAAACAAAAAGTGAAGAACGTAGTCTACAAAGAAATTTTCAACCGCCTACGTTCCCAAGAGTGtaagtaaaatttaaaactcAGAATCTCATTGACTGTTTCTAAAGTGGTTATCTATCTAATAATTCACATTTACCTGCTATGCAGTACTCGAGGTACCATCAGAAACGAATCAGAACTAAAACTCCTACCCTGATGATGGACACCTGACTACTTACAAGTATGTCTCCCTACTCTACTAACTAATTATTTGATTCGTAACACTAATCTATGTTCattgatttatttaaaaataaatttcaagcTCCCCAACACGAAAAACTCCTTCACATCCATCACCCTCTTTGTCGAAAGTCCTCTTACTTATgattttttcttctatgtttTAAGACTTTGACATTTGCTCTTAATAATGATAATGACAATTTTGCTTCTAAACATAATTTATAACAAACATAAATTTTGAAGAGATCAAGGTTATTATCTTTGTTTGATTTGGGGGTTGTATTTCCGGTTCATATATGCAAGAGTTGAGTTTCTACAGCAAATACATATAACTGATTGACTATACCTTGaacaaccaaaaaaatttaacgAATCAAAAACAACTAAAACATTTGCATAACTCAAAATTGATATCAAGACAGCAAAGCAAATGACACCattcaactatttttaaatttacataacATCTTTCTATGTCTATTAAAAAAAGCACACTCAAGTACTCTATTCCCCTACAAAAATCGATTGCTCAAAACATTATATTATCCAAACATACTAATGTGTAAACTGACTTTTTTTCCACAATTTAACATTAACTGTTTCATTAAATGTCCTGCGTtgcaaataaattttataaaaaataacccGGACGTAACCCGGAACTGCCTCTAGTTTAGATAAATGTAGCTTATGAAGAGAAACTAATggagaaaaataattaacaatatgatcataacaatataaaaaaaattactaggACAAACTATCTCTTTATACACCGACCAAACAAACTATCTCTCCACCACAATATAACAATATAACTAACTcatttttttatgatatttataatttcgccaaaaaaatatatgtccTGCAAATTTCTCTTTATTAGTCTCAGTTCAGAAAAACTACGAGCATATGAAAAGGAATATATTTGGGGGATCTTCTAATCCGTGTAACAACAACGACAACACGTAAAGATTTCGGCTAATGTAATTTGTAACCGCTAagacatattattatatatgatcTAACATAGCATGTACCtgataacaaattatatatcagCTAACATAACATGTACCAGGTaacaaaataatctattgattttttatatcaaattatatatcagGTAACAGAACATGCACCATgtaacaaattttttatcagATAATAACAAGTCTATGTAGCATACCaacaatttattaataatttgatatcAAAATATGTATAAGCTAAAATTACATGTACCATGTAACAAACTAATTTATCagataataaacaatttatcaaaaaatatatcaacTCGCAAACTATGTATCTACCAATTTATCAAGTAACAACTCATGTATGAAGCAATGTATAAGTCGACAAACTATTTACCAAAACATTTATGAGCTACTAAATTAAGTACcaattaataacaaatattttataacatcTTATTTACTTCGAAAAAATACCCATGATCTTCTCAAAAGTTAATtaaattcataatttaaaaattattaatcgaATTTGAAAATATCCATAATCTTCCCAAAAGTTAATTAAattcataatttgaaattattaacGAGAAGGGGTTAGGGAAGATAAGCTAGGAACAACATAGATTATATGATTATGTCTTGTCGAACGGACACCATCAAAGCAGAAACTCGTTTCAATTCGAGTTAATAATCACTTCATGTCCACGAGACTGGCAACGTTTTTAGCTGCGCAAAGTTTTTAAGGGTATTATGGTCttgaaattattaataaaaaagtaTGGGTAGGTTGCCAATATAGATGTACCATAGGTATACAGACACCAATTAACtcttaattttatcatatttataaattattcataCCGAAATTGGATATTTCAATTTAGATacgtttgatatataaatatagaaaattagaaattttTCTGTTATTTAAAATCGttcagtttggttcggttcctTCTATATTAATTCGGTTAAAGTTTTGGTTCGGTTAGTTACCCATGCCACTAGGCCTACATGCCACACCTAAGTAACCCCAAGTAGAACCAACAATGCCATAGATCATCACGGCTTCGCCTACCTGGATTGTTCACCTGTTCCATAGATGAGAACTTGCAGCTCTCACTTGTACTCCAATGGTGGAGTCTCTTCTTTCCACAAGAACCATAGCTCTCGTTGAACAACCATCTCAAACTCTCCGGACCACTGTTTCCCATCAAGACAAAACGTACGAACCTGGTTCTGTTTTTACTTTCAATTTCCCAAATCTCTGTAATGAATCTATGATTATGTCTTGTAGGACCCTCGAGGGTACTAGTCACGTCCGCTGTTCAGTTCAGACCTTGCATCGACATCCACAAGGTATTGAAAGCTGAATCCTTTTCATATCATTGAAGGGGAAAGTAAAACAAATAGTTGGATCCACTCTAAGTGACTTAAAAGAAGATGGTTCTGTTCTCGTTACGAACTTCGAATCAGATAAATCTGCGGAAGAGTACGCAAAGATGTACAAAGAAGATGGGCTTACTGGTGGTCATGTGATAATGCTTGGAGCTGACCCTTTAAGCCAAGCTGCAGCTCTTGGAGCGTTACATGCTTATCCCGGTATGCCTTTTTGGTGTGGGTTTTGTTCTTACTGTTTGGTTTGATACAAGACGATGATGATTCTAGGCGGTTTGCAAGTTGGAGGTGGAATCAGTTCAGAGAATTGTTTGAGTTGTATAGAGGAGGGAGCAAGTCATGTTATTGTCACTTCGGTAATAgctctttttttaatttgttatcaTAGGGGCTTCTGTTAGTTGTAATAATCATGTTTAATACTGTTGATTGTTTTTTACAGTATGTGTTTAACAATGGGAAGCTTGATCTTGAAAGACTGAAAGATCTTGTGAAGATTGTTGGGAAACAGAGATTGATATTGGACGTTAGCTGCAGAGAGAAGGTGATTGATTCTCTCTCTCTGACATGTTTTGGATGTTCTTATCATGAAAACCGATCCGTGTTTTCCCTGCACAGGATGGAAGAAGATACGCGATTGTTACTGATAGGTGGCGAAAGTTTAGCGATGTCTTGCTTGATGAGAAATCATTGGAGTTTCTTGGAGGGTTTGCAGATGAGTTTCTAGTGCACGGTGTGGATGTTGAAGGAAAGAAGTAAGCTTTGTGCTTTTCAGTGTGTGGACTGGACTCATTCTAAATTACTCAGTGTGTAACTGATCTTAATACTTTTTTCTCTCAAGGCTAGGGATTGATGAAGAGCTTGTTGCATTGCTTGGCAACTATTCTCCGGTGAGTATCACAACACACATTTTTCTTGATGTGTTTAGCTTTGGATTAGGGATCTTAGATGGAGTTTTGACTTTATTACAGATTCCAGTAACTTATGCGGGAGGCGTGACAGTGATGGAAGATGTAGAGAGGATCAAAGAAGCAGGAAAGGGAGGTGTGGATGTAACAGTGGGAAGTGCCTTGGACATTTTTGGTGGTAATCTACCTTACAAAGATGTTGTTGCTTGGCATCACCAGCAACAAGAACTCTTCAGCACTCCATTGAAAACCCCAATTTAgtcttttgatttgttttatttgtataagaGTATCAATTTTCAACTAATCTTTCTGAAAGAGTCAAGAATCCAATGATGATGAATATTTTTCATGAATTTTTCCATTGCTAATTTGACTTTGTTCAAATAGTataattgaaagaaaaaaaaaaactgaactgtaatagaaataaatagtCATAAATATGTGAATGGTTTTTTTCCTTGAAAGATTCCAAATATCTAAAATCTTGTACAAATAAACATCCGAATATCTAACTAGTTTGACTTTGCCTTCCAACTAGTTTGGTCTAGAGCTTAATCAATTTGGTGTTGAAAAAAACAATATctaaaatacaataatatatatggttgaaacaaaaatataaatatatttatatttgaaataattaatttaaattatatgtagATCAAATAACCTTcatcaatttaatattttctaaaaaagaaTAATCCATGACAATTTCGTTTATCTACataatttgaattatttaatacaaattattcaaaattttatagaaaagtCTAACCAAATCGAAAACTATTTgctagttttaaaatttactatCCAATCCAGATTAAAACTAGAAGTACTAATCCAAACCGATCCCaattttatatggttttataCTCTTCTTAAATCTTAATATCTTAACTATGCAAAATCAGAATAAAACTTAACCGAATATCTGACTGAATCCAATTGCATAAACTGAATTAGGGAATCCACCGCTGATAAATTcacttttgaaataaaaatacttgACTGTTgcataaatacaaaaaatctaCATTAATGACTGAATGCAAGACAGCGGCTCCATATAAACAATATACAAAACAGAACACTTAGCACACAGTGTGGTGGGTAGGATTCACACCGCCTACGGGGTGCCGTGTTCCTGAAAAACGTTAACCACTCGCCACGTCAGCGCCAACGACTTTTCAAAACACACACAACTAAAACGCTAAAAGCAGGtcccaccaaaaccaaaaccaggACCAGACAACCAATCACTAACATTACACTTGTCAATATCCACCCAACAAATCCCCTCTCCTTCCAGAAGCAAACCGGTTCATCCCACCCAAACTGGGCACCACCACCGGTTCAACCTCTTCCGCCGGAAGCCGGCTCCTGATGTCGTCGCGTGCCATAATCGGCGCCGTGTGGGCCCCATCTTTGCAGCTGCCTCTGCTCCTGAAGATAGCTCTGAAACTCGCAAATAAACCGGGTTTCTTGACCCGGTTCGCCTTCTCCGGTCGAACCGATTTCTGACGGCGCATACGTCGGCTTCTTTCTCGTCTGGACCTCACCCTACCGGTGCAAGAGACTTTAGGAGAAGACGGTTCGAGCTGCGAAGGATCCGACTTCATTCTCGACCCGACCCGTTTCAAGAAGACTATGTTGTTCTTTTCCTTTTTGCCGCCGTTTCTCCGCTGCTTCGCCTCCTTTAAACAGGTGTTCTGCGGCTTCGGCAAACCGATGATGGACGCTTTGGAGCTGAGTAGAAACCGCTGAGAGCTCGGGTTCGAGTTGGGGTTGGAGCTGATGTGTGCTGAGCTTCCTCTCTGTGATTCTTTGCGGTCGAAGAAGGCGTTGTCGGTGAGCCACTCGAGCTGAGCATCTTTGGTTATGTAATAAGATTCCGGTGGAAAATCAGCCGGACTCGCGGTGGAGTTTTTGTTGTAGTAAGGTTGAGTGTCCGGGTCGTCGACGTAGGTGGACTCGCATGCGATCTTCCGGTCTGAACCACCGGCGCATACTGAAGAAACAAAAGCTTCGAGATCCACTTGAGGCATTGAGCTcgtagagactagagagagagatattgatttttaaaaagagGTGAGGAGACAATAGATGAGTATGGGGCCTTTTATATTTACGAACAAGACACGAAAGGCTCTacttcatattatttttttgtattcgTATTAAAATgattgttctttttctttgagaaACCTGGGGGCTGAAATGTCGACGGAAAAATACAATAACCAATAATAGAATTGAGTAAAGATAATTAATTGTAAATTTTCGATATACTGGAATTGTTATTTGATAGGTCAATTCAAACGTATTTAAATCCTCCAGGTGTTTATACATGACTAGATTAAAATAATTGTaagaaaagaatatttaaaatacttcTAAATATCACTATAATTCTTTCAGTAATCCATGTTTATAATTAAACATCCATGTCAAATCAGTGACAGTgttaatcttttttcttttatcgaAATATTATTTATGCTGTTAGTATAATtgatacatatttttaaaaaatgaatgttaaatttattcaaccaaattttctttttacaaataATGCATCTTGTATCTAAATGTACTTATAGTTGATCCATGTTCtttgtcaacaaaaaaaaaatctaaccgATTCAAggtaaaaaatgtaaaagaaaccagcttaatttttttttaaatgctcacggtttctattatatattttcttgctCTTTATATGTTTTCTTGCTCTTTATATGTATAGATTACGATAAAATTAtcgtcatttttttttataactgtgAAGATACCGTAAACCTTTTTAGGTCCAAAGACTAATCTCacgaaattataaaaattcgGATTTTCTTGTCACTTAAAGTATCTATGAGTGGTCAATGCTACACGAACTCAGGACAGAAACTCCAGCTGGAGCGTCTTTACCACTAGGCCAAggcgatttgtttttttttggtgcgATGCACATTGGTTGTCTTAAAGAAGTGTGTATACATGCATAGTCCAGCGGGATGAATGTTCGTACTTTTCAAGGGGTTGGATCCAGTTAGCTGACGACTCCTACGATGCCATATCTCCTTCTTTTAGTGAATTGAAGTGGCACCAAATCATTTGGAAGCTTCTATACCAATTCcttaattattttcatatggAATATCAGTATCAAAGTGTTAAgtgtataaacttaaaaaaaaagacttttttaAAATAGTGTCAATTAGAAGCAGAAACCTATCCATATTAAGAAATCATTTTACTGTAAATAAACATTTTCGTAGATATATGTGTTTTTTCTGTTTACTAGACAGAGATATTTATAAG
Protein-coding regions in this window:
- the LOC106390245 gene encoding uncharacterized protein LOC106390245, which encodes MPQVDLEAFVSSVCAGGSDRKIACESTYVDDPDTQPYYNKNSTASPADFPPESYYITKDAQLEWLTDNAFFDRKESQRGSSAHISSNPNSNPSSQRFLLSSKASIIGLPKPQNTCLKEAKQRRNGGKKEKNNIVFLKRVGSRMKSDPSQLEPSSPKVSCTGRVRSRRERSRRMRRQKSVRPEKANRVKKPGLFASFRAIFRSRGSCKDGAHTAPIMARDDIRSRLPAEEVEPVVVPSLGGMNRFASGRRGDLLGGY